From Amycolatopsis sp. YIM 10, the proteins below share one genomic window:
- a CDS encoding SDR family NAD(P)-dependent oxidoreductase: MRLNGTVAVVTGGGTGIGRATALALAEAGASGVVVNYSRSAEDAEQTVAELAERGCDAVAEQADVADDDQVRALAGRVLDRFGRVDVLINNAGTTFRVPHADLDSLTDQVWHQVLDVNLLGPFHCVRAFAPALTEARGAVVNVASIAGYRAGGSSVAYGVSKAALLQLTRNLAVSLAPHVRVNAIAPGTVATRWQTGLHGAEAFEERARAEREVVPLREISGPEHVAQAVLGVLMMDLVTGEAVIVDGGKHVLY; encoded by the coding sequence GTGCGGCTCAACGGAACGGTGGCCGTGGTGACCGGCGGTGGCACCGGGATCGGCCGGGCGACGGCGCTGGCACTGGCGGAAGCCGGGGCGAGTGGCGTGGTGGTCAACTACTCGCGCTCGGCCGAAGATGCCGAGCAGACCGTGGCTGAGCTGGCCGAGCGAGGCTGCGACGCGGTGGCCGAACAAGCCGACGTCGCCGACGACGACCAGGTTCGCGCGCTGGCCGGGCGGGTGCTCGACCGGTTCGGCCGGGTCGACGTGCTGATCAACAACGCCGGTACCACTTTCCGCGTGCCGCACGCCGATCTCGACTCGCTCACCGACCAGGTGTGGCACCAGGTGCTCGACGTGAACCTGCTCGGCCCGTTCCACTGCGTGCGCGCGTTCGCCCCCGCGCTGACCGAAGCCCGCGGCGCGGTGGTCAACGTCGCCTCGATCGCGGGATACCGGGCGGGTGGTTCTTCGGTGGCCTACGGCGTCAGCAAGGCCGCGCTGTTGCAGTTGACCCGCAACCTCGCGGTGAGCCTGGCGCCGCACGTCCGGGTGAACGCGATCGCGCCAGGCACGGTCGCCACCCGCTGGCAGACCGGCCTGCACGGCGCCGAAGCCTTCGAGGAACGCGCCAGGGCGGAGCGGGAAGTCGTGCCGCTGCGGGAGATCTCCGGTCCGGAGCACGTGGCGCAGGCGGTGCTGGGGGTGCTGATGATGGACCTGGTGACCGGTGAGGCGGTCATCGTCGACGGCGGCAAGCACGTGCTCTATTGA
- a CDS encoding mannitol dehydrogenase family protein, whose translation MERIGDTMAVPRLSRRTLGERRPELLDSVQGEDIGAGILHLGIGAFHRAHQAVLTEQALLVEPGDWAIRGVSYRGPGAADALNPQDGLYTVVERGANERFRMVGAVRDVLYQRPDEVRAMLASSECRIVTITVTEAGYRHDPATNRLRRDDPELTADLAGRTPRTVIGQLVDGLRARRSRGEDAPITVLSCDNLLDNGKLVAGLARDFCALAGNPALADWIDGHVAFPSTVVDQIVPAPTGDCLREVEARLGLSDHAAVAGEAYRQWVIEEFDGPRPAWDRVGARFVPDIAAAQARKLRLVNGTHSAIAYLGLLAELETTAELVREEDFAEYIQALVRAETGPSLGNGDGEEAERIVRRLATPRIDHRLRQIAGQGARKLPQRLLEPARDLLAAGREPRLICLGIAGWISFLRGAKETGALDEDSRELAAAPDVDRLLGAWRGCPEDLRESKIFRDLIAEALDGLRSDGVRRTVRRAVAERN comes from the coding sequence ATGGAACGGATAGGTGACACGATGGCCGTGCCGCGGCTGAGCCGGAGGACGCTGGGTGAGCGACGGCCGGAGCTGCTCGACAGCGTGCAGGGCGAGGACATCGGCGCGGGCATCCTGCACCTGGGCATCGGCGCCTTCCACCGCGCGCACCAGGCGGTGCTGACCGAGCAGGCGCTGCTCGTCGAGCCGGGCGACTGGGCGATCCGCGGGGTCAGCTACCGCGGGCCCGGCGCGGCGGACGCGCTGAACCCGCAGGACGGTCTGTACACAGTGGTCGAACGCGGGGCCAACGAACGCTTCCGCATGGTCGGCGCGGTGCGCGACGTGCTCTACCAGCGGCCGGACGAAGTGCGCGCCATGCTGGCCTCGAGCGAATGCCGGATCGTCACGATCACCGTGACCGAGGCCGGTTACCGCCACGACCCGGCGACGAACCGGCTCCGGCGCGACGATCCGGAGCTGACCGCGGACCTGGCCGGTCGCACTCCGCGAACGGTGATCGGCCAGCTCGTCGATGGCTTGCGGGCGCGGCGTTCCCGTGGCGAGGACGCGCCGATCACCGTGCTCTCCTGCGACAACCTGCTCGACAACGGCAAGCTCGTGGCCGGACTTGCGCGGGATTTCTGCGCGCTGGCCGGAAATCCCGCACTGGCCGACTGGATCGACGGCCACGTCGCCTTTCCGTCCACTGTGGTCGACCAGATCGTACCGGCCCCCACCGGCGACTGCCTGCGTGAGGTCGAGGCGCGGCTCGGGCTCAGCGATCACGCCGCGGTGGCCGGGGAGGCTTACCGGCAATGGGTGATCGAGGAGTTCGACGGCCCGCGACCGGCGTGGGACCGGGTCGGCGCCCGGTTCGTGCCGGACATCGCCGCCGCGCAGGCACGAAAACTGAGGCTGGTCAACGGAACGCATTCCGCGATCGCCTATCTCGGCCTGCTCGCCGAGCTGGAGACCACCGCGGAACTGGTGCGCGAGGAGGACTTCGCCGAGTACATCCAGGCGCTCGTGCGCGCGGAAACGGGGCCCAGCCTGGGAAACGGGGACGGCGAGGAAGCAGAACGGATCGTGCGGCGCCTCGCCACGCCACGGATCGACCACCGGCTCAGGCAGATCGCCGGGCAGGGTGCGCGCAAACTGCCGCAGCGCCTGCTCGAACCCGCGCGTGACCTGCTCGCCGCCGGTCGCGAGCCACGGCTGATCTGCCTCGGCATCGCCGGCTGGATCAGTTTCCTGCGTGGTGCCAAGGAGACCGGCGCGCTCGACGAGGACAGCCGGGAACTTGCCGCCGCGCCGGACGTCGACCGGCTGCTCGGCGCATGGCGGGGTTGCCCGGAGGACCTCCGGGAGTCGAAGATCTTCCGTGACCTGATCGCCGAGGCACTGGACGGACTGCGGTCGGACGGCGTGCGGCGGACCGTGCGCCGGGCGGTGGCGGAAAGGAACTAG
- a CDS encoding Ldh family oxidoreductase: MDNPERVLPAAELHALAADILEVAGTPPAHAAIVAGSLVRSNLLGHDALGVRRLLNYVPQVRSGEIDPRARPKAEVVRPGAVVVHGHRAFGQLAAGHAVRELSVLTVDHGSGVAAIRDGNDVGRLGEYVGALADTGLVAFAFGNNERAPLAWALPRATGRQPLVFDGAALPGAEIFATLVGGLLSGHGLRGFPGYDGDSGTVLVAVDIAAFLNPGTFREQAESFCESLSTAPGEPEELIRRRRVAEGVPIPGPDLARLRALSSGWNG; this comes from the coding sequence ATGGACAACCCGGAGCGAGTACTCCCGGCCGCCGAACTGCACGCGCTGGCCGCGGACATCCTCGAAGTGGCGGGCACCCCGCCGGCGCACGCGGCGATCGTGGCCGGTTCACTGGTCCGGTCCAACCTGCTCGGCCACGACGCTCTCGGGGTGCGGCGGCTGCTGAACTACGTCCCGCAGGTCCGCTCGGGCGAGATCGATCCGCGGGCGCGCCCGAAGGCGGAAGTGGTGCGGCCCGGCGCGGTGGTGGTGCACGGGCACCGCGCCTTCGGGCAGCTCGCCGCCGGGCACGCGGTGCGTGAGCTGAGCGTGCTCACCGTCGACCACGGCAGCGGCGTGGCGGCCATCCGCGACGGCAACGACGTGGGCAGGCTCGGCGAATACGTCGGAGCGCTGGCCGACACCGGACTGGTCGCCTTCGCCTTCGGCAACAACGAGCGCGCCCCGCTGGCGTGGGCGCTGCCGCGCGCCACCGGCAGGCAGCCACTGGTTTTCGACGGTGCCGCGCTGCCCGGCGCCGAAATTTTCGCCACCCTGGTGGGTGGTTTGCTCTCCGGGCACGGCCTGCGTGGTTTTCCCGGCTACGACGGCGATTCCGGTACCGTGCTGGTGGCGGTCGACATCGCCGCCTTCCTCAACCCGGGAACTTTCCGGGAACAGGCGGAATCGTTCTGTGAGAGCCTTTCCACAGCGCCCGGTGAGCCGGAGGAGCTGATCCGCCGCCGCCGTGTCGCGGAAGGGGTGCCGATCCCGGGTCCGGACCTGGCCCGGCTCAGGGCACTTTCGTCGGGATGGAACGGATAG
- a CDS encoding ESX secretion-associated protein EspG, with protein MEFWLPTKVIDVLGERFGTALVPPPFEVPYAGSTTGERQRVREDAWRALREARLAKGDKLDPDVENLLRVWYRPEVLITGRLTQQEGQRDIRYRAVSEHLAGVLSGQVGDQISFEACHADDLVSGLLRYLPRLNPVNLRPIAVTEQAKRVKPVEEDEIDPHELIDAYGEAEPPEHRAVQAFFSWPIGRFGVFDLWVRGRDGRLEAMGGVQLFDTEGGRFVIIGEKLSDGSKRRHFVPSDGGHLRRWIHERIAGAR; from the coding sequence ATGGAATTCTGGCTGCCCACAAAAGTGATCGACGTGCTCGGTGAGCGCTTCGGCACCGCGCTGGTCCCGCCGCCGTTCGAGGTGCCCTACGCCGGTTCGACCACCGGCGAACGGCAGCGCGTCCGCGAGGACGCCTGGCGCGCGCTGCGCGAGGCCCGCCTGGCCAAGGGCGACAAGCTGGACCCGGACGTGGAGAACCTGCTCCGCGTCTGGTACCGGCCCGAGGTGCTCATCACCGGCCGCCTCACCCAGCAGGAGGGCCAGCGCGACATCCGCTACCGGGCCGTCTCCGAGCACCTGGCCGGGGTGCTCAGCGGCCAGGTCGGCGACCAGATCTCCTTCGAGGCCTGCCACGCCGACGACCTGGTCTCCGGCCTGCTGCGCTACCTGCCGCGCCTGAACCCGGTGAACCTGCGCCCGATCGCGGTGACCGAGCAGGCCAAGCGCGTGAAACCGGTCGAAGAGGACGAGATCGACCCGCACGAGCTGATCGACGCCTACGGGGAGGCCGAACCGCCCGAACACCGCGCCGTGCAGGCCTTCTTCAGCTGGCCGATCGGCCGGTTCGGGGTGTTCGACCTGTGGGTGCGCGGCCGCGACGGCAGGCTGGAGGCGATGGGCGGGGTGCAGTTGTTCGACACCGAGGGCGGCCGGTTCGTGATCATCGGGGAGAAGCTCTCCGACGGCTCGAAGCGCCGCCACTTCGTACCGTCGGACGGCGGCCACCTCCGGCGCTGGATCCACGAGCGGATCGCCGGCGCCCGCTGA